gacagagagagagagagagtgaaaagttactctcactcttctctattTGATCTTATTTTTCCAGCTTTCTAGTCATCTACTcatggtttttaagggtttaaTTTAGAGATAAGGGGTTTATCTTCGTGTCATCGCATCTGTAGGGTTCAGTTAAGGGCCGGAAGGGTCTTAAATAGGGTTCAAAAtaagttgtttttttgtctAAGGCTGGCCGGCTGAAAGAGTAaaaccaaaacaataacaatcttaatcttgatcttgctgGTATTGACTTTTTTACTTAATTCGCTTGTTTTATTGCTATATTTTGATTATCTTGCTCCTTTAGTGTgtctaggaagaggaggaggaagaagagggagagggagaagaagaggagaaggaatgagagagaaggagaggaagaggaatgatgtaaataaaataaaagtgtgtattttttgtaaCTGGAATATAAAtgcctttttcatttattgagagagagagagagagagagagagagagagagagagagagagagatagaatacGAGATAAGGACAAAATATTCTGCCTCagggtaactctctctctctctctctctctctctctcaggaaagatTAACTGGCAACTGAGcaacgaaggaagggaaggagggaaggagtgagtgagtgagtgagggagggagggaggagaggaagaaacgtgagaggaaagaggaaggaggaagaagtgagagaagaggagatggggaggaaggattataggaagaggaggaggaggaggaggaagaggaataattgaagaaaaggagggatagaagaaaaagtaaaggaagagaaggaagaataaaaaaaaaacaaaataaagaggaaatggaaaggaagaaagagaaaggaggaggaggaggaggagagaaaagggtgtggagagagactggaggagggagaggagagggagaaagtatgtggaggagagaaggaagaatgacaagtgaaaatagaaggaggaggaggaaggagagaatgaatgaaggaagaagaagaagagaagaggagaagagaggatgagagaaggaagaagagggagaaaaaagaaagagaaacagaagaacagagaaaagaggagagaagaaggaagaaagaaggaaggaagggagagggagggagggagagggaggaaagagagtcaCTGGAATGGCCAACTTGttaactcaaactctcctcctctccctctccctctccctctccctcttcctcctctcccttcctcctctccctccttctcttcgtactACTCAGTGGACCTGTTGCTGTGACGAGAGGAGgcagtggctgtggctgtgtctGTCTGGATCTACTCtcgcctctcactcactcactcactcactctcccttcctctcacacgcacattgctacacacacacacacacatacacgcttaCTTTCACACCTCGTTTCCTTACAAGCTTAAAAATATggtgagtaaaagagagagagagagagagagagagagagagagagagagagagagagagagagagagagagagagagaaatacgtacTAATTATATgaaagatttgagagagagagagagagagagagagagagagagagagagagcctgtgttAATCAATATTTCACATCATacacaagagaaaacaaaaaaagaactcAAATATCCTTGATTTCTCTCGTGTTTCTTTTCAATTCATCCACTAGAGCAGTGAAACAAACTTAAAATCTACCCACAGTGCAATTGTAACCTAATAATATGGAGTTAGGACGAAAATAACATAGACGAGTGATCTAGATAAGCCTTCCATTCTATATAGTCCatttaaagggaaaaatataaaagaaaacggataatCATGTTTTAAAGAGAACGAGGTGTTAAAAGGGAGACATAAGTATAATATCTATTTAAAATTAtgcctttatatttattttctagcTATCTAACAGTCCcgtaatgactcagcactaacggCTAACCTCATTActgcttgtgtttcttgttttgtttgtttgtttgtttatttattgtattgtagaacatttccttaattttcttctccgtttattcacttattcatttatttgtttttttttaattttattcagttctcttttcctgttctaATTTTTCTGTGAAGTttgaatataatttttttcatatttttgtgatttttattgattttctgtTCATTAGAATAGGGTTtaaggggtctctctctctctctctctctctctctctctctctctctctctctctctctctctctctctctctaataagtaAATGAGCAGTTATTTAATTAagcgttcatctctctctctctctctctctctctctctctctctctctctctctctctctctctctctcagcaacaagTGTTCGTCCTCTGCTGGCGAATAATGAATTAATTTAGCCTTGAATACTAAGCAAGGTCATGTGAGGGGCTATTCGGGGGTGGagggggtagggagggaggaaggggtgtgGTAAGGGCTGGGAGGGTGGAGAGAgtttgggaggggaggaggaagaggtggagttgTCTCAGGAGGGgttgggtggaggagggaggggtgagtgggggtggaggaggtgggtgtgtgtggaaaggtCTGGATGTGTGTTTTGGCAAggttccagtctctctctctctctctctctctctctctctctctctctctctctctctctcttacataatgaagcgttttttatttcttcactcaaaacacaaattTGATAAtattatctttcattatttccattaaacaccacacacacacacagacacacagacacacagacacactaacacacagacacacagacagacacatagacacattaacacacagacagacagacacacagacacacaggcagagacacagacacagacacactaatacgcagacagacagacagacacacacacacacacagacacagacagaggtgACAAGACAGCTACTCATTATTTATTACTTCCTCTCAACTCTATTTGCCAATCTTATACAGTTTCAGCAGCTTAGGGGAAGGATCAAAATaacgaagactgtggccattaatctcctgacctccataaacccttcctaatgtcaataaaaatggtctaattgtacacaaaactcatggtgaaaatgtgtcccagtactgaaggggttaatcctaGTATCCTATTACCCTTATTTCTAACCTctatacattgcttccttgtacagAGATCGCAGCtgactatgactcctaaatctttctcatactttgaAGACAGAGGCACCAAGACAGCAAAGTAACCCCTTGGCACCCCTTGGCACCTACAGAAACTGACGGAGGCGCAGCGTGGGTCTGAGCTGGCACCCCTGCTGGCGGCTGGCTGGGTCATGGTGGAGGGCAGGGACGCCATTACCAAGACATTCACCTTCCAAGACTTCATTCAGGTGGGTTTGGTGGCTTAGAGGACTGGGTGCAGGTGGCTTGGTGGCTTCGTggcttgttttgttattgttgttatttgttattattgtttttgtgttgtttttagggTTAGGTGGCTTATAaatatctctgtggcctctgtGGCGTGGTGAAAGAATAATACGTTTCTCATTATGGATCTTAATCTTGACCTTATCTAATtcaatctaaccttaccttctCTTACTTAACATTACATATACAGCGAACCACCCACAACATAGCACTGTCTTGCAGGCGTGGGGGTGGATGAGTCGCGTGGCCCTGCAGGGTGAGAAGAATGACCATCATCCGGAGTGGAACAACGTGTACAACAAAGTGGAGGTGACCTGGTCCACTCATGACTGTGGTGGACTCTCCCTCAAGGACGTCAAGCTGGCCACTTTCTGCGACCAAGCTTATGCCAAGAACTGAtgggctgactggctgactgactgattgactgactgactggtggattggtggactgactgactgactgatttactgattgactgattgacttgactgattgactgggtGACTGGTGGATTAGTggtctgactgactgattggatgGTTGGTGaagtggctgactgactgactggatggctgACTGACATAtggctaattgactgactgactggatgactgactataactaactaactgactgactgactgactgactgactgactgacttaatgaATGATAAACTGATGGGGTGAAGGGCCGGATGTGGTGATAATTTGATGGGGTGAAGAGCTGTTTAGATAATGAACTGATGGGGTGAAAGATTGACGGGGCGATATATTGATGGGGTGAATGGTTGACGGGGTGATGaactgaagaggtgaagggcTGTTTGACTAATAAATTAATGGGTTAAGGGGCTATTTAAGTGATAAATTGATGGGCTGATGGGGTAAGGGGCTATTTGAGTGATTAATTGATGGGGGAAGGGGCTGAATGGGGTGATGGGGGCtaaaacactataaaaaaaaaagagacagcgTGGGAGATAGAAGGGCCTTCCATGGAACACAATATTGGTGACTCTTTAAAGAAACACagtgttatattttcttgtaaattttgttgggtttttttttttttcttgttatccaattttttttgtcttacttttcatttttattcgttatttctttctttttctttattttcgtttcttcgtttcatttttttttcatttttttctttttattctgttgtttatttgtgtctttttttctttcatctatcttgttgtcttcatttcttccttcattcttcgtctttttctttatcctctcttttctctttctctctcttttttttcatgtcttgttgtcttcaatttttttcttcatatttcttcttctttatcttctcttttctctttctctctttctcatgtcttgcttttatttctttttctcgctttttctttatcctctcttctttctctctctttttctcttttctctatgtcttgttttaatttcttttcttcattccttttccttcatctctcttttcctctctttctcttttcccttttcctttttttccttttcttttcctttcccctttttttcacgTGTAGGTTATGCTCAAAATACATCTACGTACATTCAAATCCATTAATTACTGTATtcgtaaaaaaaatcaatgtataTTTTAAGTGTGACACATTTACACATATtcagatacatttttttttttttttgcattcattaaaaaaataaataaataaatctgtgcatattttgagttttttttgtgAGATATTCTTGTATTTCTGTGTATCGCTATTTTGGTCAACTgaatttatctatgtattcGTTAAAATCTCaatacatttttctattttatttgcttttatttatttctttattttcattattattaggtattattatttatctattatttttttttttttaaagttttgcgTGAGATAATCTTGTGTTTCTGCTTTGATTTGCAAGGAGCGGTGTTGtacgttggtgttgttggtgttgttgttgtgtttactGAATGATAttgtgttgtcattattattattattattattatcattattattattatcatatggAATAAAATGTATCTAATTGAACGTTTCggttgataaataaatagttgattgcctgtgttgtgttgtacccgagagagagagagagagagagagagagagagagagagtttacagacACACATAAACGAAAACTAAAGTATAGAAAGCATCAAacaagagagaataacaaaaacaatgaaaatttataaaaaagaagaaaaaatagataaaacctTATTTCTACATCTCCTAAAGCCAATCCAGATCTTTTATTCAACTTTTCAACACTCCTGATACCTATTGATTCATCCACCACATTAAAACACCCCTTAAACTCTCAAACATaacgaaaaacaagacaaaacacaaagaaaaaccagACAACACTGATCTTCATAGTTACCCTTAAAACAAGTCTAACCCTGCCATCTAGTGAGTGAAAACGGAAACTTACCAAGGAGAGCCACAAGAGTCACGCTGTtacccttcctgcctcctcctcgcTCATTTACTTTCCAGACACCACGGAGGGCAGGTGTGGCGGCCGCTGCTGGGAATATAGTGAAGGATTAATTAAAAAGGTGAGTATTGGGGCTTATattagggaagggaagagaagggaagtgggTAGGAGTGCTGGAGTAAACTGGTACCCGAGGCTgtctgtttgtggtggtggtggtggtggtgtgtgacagggttatgagtggtggtgatgggtatgtggtgtttgtttatttgtattttgactgatttttgtaattattatgttcgttttttttctttcctctttttttcctttttttctttttttccttcattaaagaGTAAGTGgtaattgaaggaggaggaggaagagtagtagtgagtagttagaaggagaaagacaacagTTCGTGGTAGGTAGAGATAATGGTCGTTAAATATCCACTAACTGCTATTCTCTATGTAACTACCAGTGTCTTGTTCAATGGCACTAactaccacctctcctccattcaGTTACGTCTGCCTTGTTCTGCACCtcttaatttccacttcttctttAACTGTCACTGCCTTGTCTCTAATAATAACTTTTTCTCCATATAATTACCAGTGTCTTGTTCAATGGCTCTTAACTG
This genomic interval from Portunus trituberculatus isolate SZX2019 chromosome 10, ASM1759143v1, whole genome shotgun sequence contains the following:
- the LOC123501961 gene encoding putative pterin-4-alpha-carbinolamine dehydratase, with the protein product MANLLTQTLLLSLSLSLSLFLLSLPPLPPSLRTTQWTCCCDERRQWLWLCLSGSTLASHSLTHSLSLPLTRTLLHTHTHIHAYFHTSFPYKLKNMKLTEAQRGSELAPLLAAGWVMVEGRDAITKTFTFQDFIQAWGWMSRVALQGEKNDHHPEWNNVYNKVEVTWSTHDCGGLSLKDVKLATFCDQAYAKN